A window of Streptomyces sp. NBC_01224 genomic DNA:
ATCAGGGCGAAGGCGGCTACCAGCACGGCCCCGGCGACCACCTGCGCGGTGGAGGCGAGGTTGAAGCCCGCGGTGATGATGCGGCCGAGTCCCCCGCCGCCCGCCAGCGCCGCGAGGGTGGCGGTGGCGACAAGCTGGACGGCGGCGATCCGTACGCCGGTGAGAATCAGGGGCAGGGCGAGCGGCACCTCCACTCCCAGCATCAGCTGTCTGCCCGTCATGCCCATTCCCGTGGCCGCCCGTACGACATCGCGGTCGACCTCACGCATGCCGACGTAGGCGTTGGTGAGCAGCGGCGGTACGGCAAAGAGGACGAGGGCGATGATGGTCGGCCACTCGCCGTACCCGCCGATCGGGGTGAGAAGCAGCAGCACCAGCACGGCGAAGGTGGGGACGGCCCGGCCGATGTTGGAGATGTTGACGGCGAGTGCGCCGCCCCTGCCGAGATGGCCGAGGACCAGGGCGATGGGCAGGGCGATCAGACAGCTGATGAGCAGGCAGACGACGGTGAGGAACAGATGCTGGCCGAGACGGTTCCAGATGCCGCCGTCGCCGGACCAGTGCGCCGGGGTCGTGAGCCAGGACCAGGCGGCGGCGAGGGTTTTCACGACCGCCTCCGGGTCCACGGGGTCAGGATTCGTTGCGCGAGAAGAAGCAGCACATCGGCGGCGACGGCGATGACGACGCAGAGGACGGAGGCGGTGAGCACCTGGGCCTTGAAGTACGTGTTCATCCCGGAGTAGATGAGGTTGCCGAGTCCGCCGTAGCCGACGATCGCACCGACCGTGACCAGGGAGACCGCGGAGACGGTCGCGATACGCAGTCCGGCCATGGCGGCGGGCAGGGCCAGGGGAAGCTCCACGGCGACGAGCAGACGCACGGGGCCGTACCCCATGCCACGTGCGGCCTGCCTGGTCTCCGCGGGCACGGCGCGCAGTCCGGCGAGGATGTTCCTTACGAGGAGGGTGAGCGAGTACAGGACGAGTCCGGCGACGACGAGCGAGGCGGAGAGTCCGTACACCGGCAGCAGCAGCGAGAACATGGCGAGCGACGGCACGGTGTAGAGGATGGTCGTCACGCCGAGGACCGGGCCGGCCGCCCAGCGCCGGCGGCGCGCCGCGAGGGCGAGCGGAACGGCGAGGACCAGTCCGAGGAGTACGGAGACCGCGGTGAGCTGCAGGTGCTGGACGACAGCGTCCCAAAGAATCTCGCGACGGCTGGTCAGGTAGGCACCGCAGAGCCACTCATTGCGCGCGAGGCAGTCGTCGGGAGGCGCGGTCACC
This region includes:
- a CDS encoding ABC transporter permease; protein product: MKTLAAAWSWLTTPAHWSGDGGIWNRLGQHLFLTVVCLLISCLIALPIALVLGHLGRGGALAVNISNIGRAVPTFAVLVLLLLTPIGGYGEWPTIIALVLFAVPPLLTNAYVGMREVDRDVVRAATGMGMTGRQLMLGVEVPLALPLILTGVRIAAVQLVATATLAALAGGGGLGRIITAGFNLASTAQVVAGAVLVAAFALIVEGLFEVAQRLAPDRFRGEESG
- a CDS encoding ABC transporter permease produces the protein MTAPPDDCLARNEWLCGAYLTSRREILWDAVVQHLQLTAVSVLLGLVLAVPLALAARRRRWAAGPVLGVTTILYTVPSLAMFSLLLPVYGLSASLVVAGLVLYSLTLLVRNILAGLRAVPAETRQAARGMGYGPVRLLVAVELPLALPAAMAGLRIATVSAVSLVTVGAIVGYGGLGNLIYSGMNTYFKAQVLTASVLCVVIAVAADVLLLLAQRILTPWTRRRS